One genomic window of Halolamina sediminis includes the following:
- a CDS encoding DUF7139 domain-containing protein: protein MTSLSEVYTADAEFQTSLRRLYAGLGLFALGGLLAIAGVVVGATTPLGSLTASWEWAGILAGLGVPAAILGVFIVLPSGRRTRVAAVIGAALSILGVALFAHAYPCQWVGSNCLGDRSLLTLPVALLYSAGIITTLWCLFTGIVNFESRNSPGGTARVEVTTQGETKVIEVPTSELSKFSGSMGVLGGTPDVDSPDRPGAGGGSDSSVASDGGASTNTIDDVGTGGAFVDGSEIPDVGPGTSSSSASTSNRGPSDPSTTDPRSDTDDSVGSKPPRREHRDDAAGRSGSSRSESAGEVNGAGTEGSPRREDDWTPTGSTPENAASGPDRDSYCGSCKQFEYVQTDKGMQPYCGFHDEVMDDMDACDEYSPRK from the coding sequence ATGACCAGTCTCTCGGAGGTGTACACGGCCGACGCGGAGTTCCAGACCAGCCTCCGCCGACTGTACGCTGGGCTGGGGCTGTTCGCGCTCGGCGGCCTCCTCGCGATCGCCGGGGTCGTCGTGGGGGCGACGACGCCGCTGGGCTCGCTCACCGCCTCGTGGGAGTGGGCGGGCATCCTCGCCGGGCTCGGCGTGCCAGCAGCGATCCTCGGCGTGTTCATCGTGCTCCCCTCGGGCCGGCGGACCCGTGTCGCGGCCGTGATCGGTGCCGCGCTCTCCATCCTCGGGGTCGCGCTGTTCGCCCACGCCTACCCCTGTCAGTGGGTGGGGAGCAACTGCCTCGGGGACCGATCGCTGCTCACCCTCCCCGTCGCGCTGCTGTACTCCGCCGGGATCATCACGACGCTCTGGTGTCTGTTCACCGGAATCGTCAACTTCGAGTCCCGGAACAGCCCCGGCGGCACCGCCCGAGTGGAGGTGACCACGCAGGGCGAGACGAAGGTGATCGAAGTGCCGACTTCCGAGCTCTCGAAGTTCTCCGGCAGCATGGGCGTCCTCGGCGGGACGCCCGACGTGGACTCCCCGGATCGCCCGGGCGCCGGTGGGGGAAGCGACAGTAGCGTCGCCAGCGACGGCGGCGCGTCGACGAACACGATCGACGACGTGGGCACCGGCGGCGCGTTCGTCGACGGGTCCGAAATCCCCGACGTCGGGCCGGGCACCTCCAGTAGCTCCGCCTCGACGTCGAACCGCGGGCCGAGTGACCCGTCGACGACCGATCCGCGATCCGACACCGACGACTCCGTCGGCTCCAAACCCCCGCGACGGGAGCACCGCGACGACGCCGCCGGGCGGTCGGGAAGTAGCAGGAGCGAGTCAGCGGGCGAGGTGAACGGGGCCGGAACCGAGGGCTCCCCCCGACGCGAGGACGACTGGACGCCGACCGGCTCGACCCCCGAGAACGCCGCGAGCGGGCCCGACCGGGACAGCTACTGCGGCTCCTGTAAGCAGTTCGAGTACGTCCAGACCGATAAGGGAATGCAGCCCTACTGCGGCTTCCACGACGAGGTCATGGACGACATGGACGCCTGCGACGAGTACAGCCCGCGGAAGTAG
- the nreA gene encoding DNA repair protein NreA: MRLDEYLEYEADEAAERRRLAEEKNYEILDHLEQFESRFEEHVTDDALVGSVSPSIFVGRSDYPKVSTGILSPVGHEDDAGRFETSGEWYDEGVGIADVFERRTSLLNSNRTGVGVDVHDAWDGFTGVQREIAIADRPVGVEVGLDGRPDVDYDVSRDDVATPVGPRATAQSADLTENPHVPRPVEKTLEDDDWQAQGAINYLYRRGFDVYDINTILSAGALGQAENRKLVPTRWSITAVDDTVGQYLRGTLRGTQSVDSVEVHHNEYLGNSFWVILAPGNWEYELVEMKAPGSIWNPDPEAGTYLASAHESFEGRTGYVDETAGAYYAARLGVLEHLSDIGRQAKALVLRHVSDDYWGPVGVWQVREAVRHAFEGEHGTAETLSGAISEVGSHLPVPEARLRRKSTMATGLQSSLREF; encoded by the coding sequence ATGCGACTGGACGAGTATCTCGAGTACGAGGCGGACGAGGCGGCCGAACGCCGCCGCCTCGCCGAGGAGAAGAACTACGAGATACTCGACCACTTAGAGCAGTTCGAGAGCCGCTTCGAGGAACACGTCACCGACGACGCGCTCGTCGGCAGCGTCTCCCCCTCGATCTTCGTCGGTCGGTCGGACTACCCGAAAGTGTCGACGGGCATCCTCTCGCCGGTGGGTCACGAGGACGACGCCGGGCGCTTCGAGACCAGCGGCGAGTGGTACGACGAGGGCGTCGGGATCGCGGACGTGTTCGAGCGCCGGACCAGCCTGCTGAACTCGAATCGCACGGGGGTTGGCGTCGACGTCCACGACGCGTGGGACGGGTTCACCGGCGTCCAGCGCGAGATCGCGATCGCCGACCGGCCCGTCGGCGTGGAGGTCGGGCTCGACGGCCGCCCGGACGTGGACTACGACGTCTCCCGCGACGACGTGGCGACGCCCGTGGGGCCGCGAGCCACCGCCCAGTCCGCGGACCTCACCGAGAACCCGCACGTCCCCCGCCCCGTGGAGAAGACGCTGGAGGACGACGACTGGCAGGCCCAGGGCGCGATCAACTACCTCTACCGCCGCGGGTTCGACGTGTACGACATCAACACGATCCTCTCGGCGGGCGCGCTCGGGCAGGCGGAGAACCGCAAACTCGTCCCTACGCGGTGGTCGATCACGGCCGTCGACGACACCGTCGGGCAGTACCTCCGCGGGACGCTCCGTGGGACCCAGAGCGTCGACAGCGTGGAGGTCCACCACAACGAGTATCTCGGCAACAGCTTCTGGGTGATCCTCGCGCCGGGCAACTGGGAGTACGAGCTCGTCGAGATGAAGGCGCCGGGCAGCATCTGGAACCCCGACCCGGAGGCGGGCACGTATCTCGCGAGCGCCCACGAGTCGTTCGAGGGCCGGACGGGCTACGTCGACGAGACCGCCGGTGCGTACTACGCCGCCCGGCTCGGTGTGCTCGAACACCTCTCCGATATCGGGCGACAGGCGAAGGCGCTCGTCCTGCGGCACGTCTCCGACGACTACTGGGGCCCGGTCGGCGTCTGGCAAGTCCGGGAGGCTGTCCGTCACGCCTTCGAGGGGGAACACGGCACCGCGGAGACGCTGTCGGGGGCGATCAGCGAGGTCGGGAGCCACCTGCCGGTCCCTGAGGCACGTCTGCGACGAAAGTCGACGATGGCGACGGGGCTTCAGTCGAGTCTACGGGAGTTCTGA
- the rnhA gene encoding ribonuclease HI translates to MPTVTVDPADARERLREAGVEIREGNTEHERWRAERGDAVAVAYDDKVVVQGGSPTDLTLLLEDGGGRAHVYFDGASRGNPGPAAVGWAIVSSDGVVAEGGEEIGRRTNNQAEYEALLRALRAARDLALDEIDVRGDSQLVVKQLRGEWDTNDPELRELRVTARELLREFDRWDVEHVPREINDRADDLANEALDDR, encoded by the coding sequence ATGCCGACGGTCACTGTCGACCCCGCGGACGCACGCGAGCGCCTCCGCGAGGCCGGCGTCGAGATCCGGGAGGGGAACACCGAGCACGAGCGCTGGCGGGCCGAACGCGGCGACGCCGTCGCCGTCGCCTACGACGACAAGGTCGTCGTGCAGGGCGGGTCGCCGACGGACCTCACGCTTCTGCTGGAGGACGGCGGCGGGCGCGCCCACGTCTACTTCGACGGTGCCAGCCGGGGGAACCCCGGGCCGGCAGCCGTCGGCTGGGCGATCGTCAGCAGCGACGGCGTCGTCGCCGAGGGCGGCGAGGAGATCGGCCGCCGGACGAACAATCAGGCGGAGTACGAGGCGCTGCTGCGGGCGCTCCGGGCCGCGCGGGATCTCGCGCTCGACGAGATCGACGTTCGGGGGGACTCCCAGCTGGTCGTCAAACAGCTCCGGGGGGAGTGGGACACCAACGACCCCGAACTCAGGGAGCTGCGCGTGACCGCCCGGGAGCTGCTCCGCGAGTTCGACCGCTGGGACGTCGAGCACGTTCCACGGGAGATAAACGACCGCGCCGACGATCTGGCGAACGAGGCACTCGATGACCGATAG
- a CDS encoding DUF402 domain-containing protein translates to MTEDAAGSASSVRVRGIYATALTRVLLDAGHRVVQASPPIERRFDAELPAADHDAAIETGPDRQGVNVAGEPDAVASVRELLVDRGIDTLAWDDPAPVGAVFDGRVTETLGSGAVVELGGGDGFLPYRNVDGDIDDGDVVRGQVVGAAAPWGDDRPVLDTGLRVEAGLATLVRGRSGVRVAGRDDAAGRELAGLTDLLDTEPADGWGLEWARDARDAEMGTLGDALERANERAAELDRAVDDAGDPEPVREVATPTAGAWVWFGRESRFALDDRRREVTATMPGHHRTKAGTEAASAGVDFAEALCGDDLGGEFPFAVVADQFGPTEGDRVRIDHGKPAGRRIVLGEGEVVERDGDQLTVEREMSGGGTYDALGTRRASGDTAQTKFREGRWWYPTTYRSADGEHKGTYVNVCTPVELFPDSVCYVDLHVDVIKQPDGTVERVDDDELDAAVDAGEVSEELAEKARSVAAGIERAI, encoded by the coding sequence ATGACCGAGGATGCGGCCGGCAGCGCGTCGAGCGTCCGGGTCCGGGGGATCTACGCCACCGCCCTCACCCGAGTACTACTCGACGCCGGCCACCGTGTCGTACAGGCTTCGCCGCCGATCGAGCGGCGTTTCGACGCCGAGCTCCCCGCCGCGGACCACGACGCCGCGATCGAGACCGGGCCGGACCGACAGGGCGTCAACGTCGCCGGCGAGCCCGACGCCGTCGCGTCGGTTCGGGAACTGCTCGTCGACAGGGGGATCGACACGCTGGCGTGGGACGACCCCGCCCCCGTCGGCGCGGTGTTCGACGGCCGCGTGACCGAGACGCTCGGCAGCGGCGCGGTCGTCGAACTAGGCGGGGGGGACGGGTTTCTCCCGTACCGCAACGTCGATGGCGATATCGACGACGGCGACGTAGTCCGGGGACAGGTCGTCGGGGCCGCGGCGCCGTGGGGCGACGACCGCCCGGTGCTCGACACCGGCCTGCGGGTCGAGGCCGGCCTCGCGACGCTCGTCCGCGGGCGTTCGGGCGTCCGCGTCGCCGGCCGCGACGACGCTGCCGGCCGCGAACTCGCCGGCTTGACTGACCTGCTCGACACCGAGCCCGCGGACGGCTGGGGACTGGAGTGGGCACGCGACGCCCGCGACGCCGAGATGGGGACACTGGGCGACGCGCTGGAGCGGGCGAACGAACGCGCCGCTGAACTGGATCGGGCCGTCGACGACGCCGGCGACCCCGAGCCGGTCCGTGAAGTCGCGACACCCACAGCAGGGGCGTGGGTCTGGTTCGGCCGCGAGTCCCGCTTCGCCCTCGACGATCGCAGGCGCGAGGTGACGGCGACGATGCCGGGCCACCACCGGACCAAGGCCGGCACCGAGGCTGCCAGCGCGGGCGTCGACTTCGCGGAGGCACTGTGCGGCGACGATCTCGGCGGGGAGTTCCCGTTCGCCGTCGTCGCCGACCAGTTCGGGCCGACCGAGGGGGATCGCGTCCGAATCGACCACGGGAAGCCCGCGGGGCGGCGGATCGTGCTCGGCGAGGGCGAGGTTGTCGAGCGCGACGGCGACCAGCTCACGGTCGAGCGGGAGATGAGCGGCGGCGGGACGTACGACGCACTCGGCACCCGCCGGGCGTCCGGCGACACTGCGCAGACGAAGTTCCGCGAGGGGCGCTGGTGGTACCCGACCACCTACCGGAGCGCCGACGGCGAGCACAAGGGGACGTACGTCAACGTCTGTACGCCCGTCGAGCTGTTCCCGGACTCGGTGTGCTACGTCGACCTCCACGTCGACGTGATCAAACAGCCCGACGGCACGGTCGAGCGCGTCGACGACGACGAGCTCGACGCGGCGGTCGACGCCGGGGAGGTGTCCGAGGAACTGGCAGAGAAGGCACGCAGCGTCGCCGCGGGCATCGAGCGTGCGATCTGA
- a CDS encoding DUF5788 family protein, whose product MKEYERKQLLERVGREAATIGADIPEEIEVQGEPLELRQFVFEIKRRDTVPAEERERVDDAKRNLRRERNERLERIEEGEISFAEGERLAASIIGIDRALNALEQLDPVDLESEAARQEAADQKRWMNFLQQALGHDDDGSQRRGSL is encoded by the coding sequence GTGAAGGAGTACGAGCGCAAACAACTGCTCGAACGGGTCGGCCGCGAAGCCGCCACCATCGGCGCCGACATCCCCGAGGAGATCGAGGTGCAGGGCGAGCCCCTCGAGCTCCGGCAGTTCGTCTTCGAGATCAAGCGCCGCGACACCGTCCCCGCCGAGGAGCGCGAGCGCGTCGACGACGCCAAGCGGAACCTCCGCCGGGAGCGTAACGAGCGCCTCGAACGGATCGAGGAGGGCGAGATCAGCTTCGCGGAGGGTGAACGCCTCGCCGCCAGCATCATCGGGATCGACCGCGCGCTGAACGCCCTCGAACAGCTCGACCCCGTCGACCTCGAGAGCGAGGCCGCCCGGCAGGAGGCCGCCGACCAGAAGCGCTGGATGAACTTCCTCCAGCAGGCGCTGGGCCACGACGACGACGGCAGTCAACGACGCGGGTCGCTCTGA
- the polX gene encoding DNA polymerase/3'-5' exonuclease PolX: MPTNDELATLLEEMADLLDARDVEYKPTAYRRAAENVREYPEPVEELAEEGENAVAEINRVGDAIAAKLVEYVDTGEIEELEELREALPVEMAALTSVEGVGPKTVGTLYEELGVTDLDELEAAARNGEIQEVPGFGPKTEQNILGGIDFARQAHQRTLLGTGRPLGEAARDFLAGIDAVEAAELAGSNRRWKETIGDVDVLAASTDGEAVVDAFLDWEDSAETIESGTTKASLRTGDGVRVDLRVVDPSEFGAALQYFTGSRDHNIHLRNVAIDRDLKLNEYGCFDVSTVENPDSGQRVGERVAGETEAAMYEALDLPLIPPELRENTGEIEAARDGDLPDLIEEDEIRGDLHAHTEWSDADATVEEMAVGAAAVGHDYLAITDHAEGPGVFGNTGLSPEEIREQMAAVEAARDALDDAGQDLELFHGIETNVDPDGELSTPDELLADLDIVVASPHAALGQDRAEATERLVAAIEHPETDILGHPTGRLINERPGLSPDFEELAEAAADAGTALELNANPSRLDLPDSAVRVAVEAGATIAIDTDAHRPGAFSEVRFGVHTARRGWAETDDVLTARGADGVRSFLDQ, encoded by the coding sequence ATGCCCACGAACGACGAACTCGCAACCCTACTCGAAGAGATGGCCGACCTGTTGGACGCCCGGGACGTGGAGTACAAACCCACGGCCTACCGGCGCGCCGCGGAAAACGTCCGAGAGTACCCCGAGCCGGTCGAGGAGCTCGCCGAAGAGGGCGAGAACGCCGTCGCGGAGATCAACCGCGTCGGCGACGCCATCGCCGCGAAGCTGGTCGAATACGTCGACACCGGCGAGATCGAGGAGCTCGAAGAACTCCGCGAGGCGCTCCCCGTGGAGATGGCCGCGCTCACGAGCGTCGAGGGCGTCGGCCCCAAGACGGTCGGCACCCTGTACGAGGAACTCGGCGTCACTGACCTCGACGAGCTCGAAGCTGCCGCCCGGAACGGCGAGATTCAGGAGGTTCCGGGGTTCGGGCCCAAGACGGAGCAGAACATCCTCGGGGGGATCGACTTCGCCCGGCAGGCCCACCAGCGCACGCTGCTCGGCACCGGGCGCCCGCTGGGGGAGGCCGCCCGCGACTTCCTCGCGGGCATCGACGCCGTCGAGGCGGCCGAACTCGCGGGGTCGAACCGACGCTGGAAGGAGACGATCGGCGACGTGGACGTGCTCGCGGCCAGCACCGACGGCGAGGCGGTCGTCGACGCCTTTCTCGACTGGGAGGACTCCGCCGAGACCATCGAGTCCGGCACCACGAAGGCCAGCCTCCGGACCGGCGACGGCGTTCGCGTCGACCTGCGGGTCGTCGACCCCTCGGAGTTCGGCGCCGCGCTGCAGTACTTCACCGGCAGCCGCGACCACAACATCCACCTGCGCAACGTCGCGATCGACCGCGACCTGAAGCTCAACGAGTACGGCTGCTTCGACGTTTCGACGGTCGAGAACCCCGATTCGGGCCAGCGCGTCGGCGAGCGCGTCGCCGGCGAGACGGAGGCGGCGATGTACGAGGCGCTCGACCTCCCCCTGATCCCGCCGGAGCTCCGGGAGAACACGGGTGAGATCGAGGCCGCCCGCGATGGCGACCTGCCGGACCTGATCGAGGAGGACGAGATCCGCGGCGACCTCCACGCCCACACCGAGTGGTCCGACGCCGACGCGACCGTCGAGGAGATGGCCGTCGGCGCGGCGGCGGTCGGTCACGACTACCTCGCGATCACCGACCACGCGGAGGGGCCGGGCGTGTTCGGCAACACCGGCCTCTCGCCCGAGGAAATCCGCGAGCAGATGGCGGCCGTCGAGGCGGCCCGCGACGCCCTCGACGACGCGGGCCAGGACCTCGAACTGTTCCACGGCATCGAGACGAACGTCGATCCCGACGGCGAGCTCTCGACCCCGGACGAACTGCTCGCGGACCTCGACATCGTCGTCGCTTCTCCTCACGCCGCGCTGGGGCAGGACCGGGCCGAGGCGACCGAGCGGCTGGTCGCCGCGATCGAACACCCCGAGACGGACATCCTCGGCCACCCGACGGGGCGACTGATCAACGAGCGCCCGGGGCTCTCCCCCGACTTCGAGGAGTTGGCCGAAGCCGCGGCCGACGCTGGGACGGCGCTGGAGCTCAACGCTAACCCCAGTCGGCTCGACCTCCCCGACTCCGCGGTCCGGGTGGCGGTCGAGGCCGGCGCCACGATCGCGATCGATACCGACGCCCACCGGCCCGGCGCGTTCTCGGAGGTGCGCTTCGGCGTCCACACCGCACGCCGGGGCTGGGCGGAGACCGACGACGTGCTCACCGCACGCGGCGCCGACGGTGTGCGGTCGTTCCTCGACCAGTGA
- a CDS encoding DUF7108 family protein produces the protein MTDSEPETVDRTEGEERVPDIPADAVDETERLTRLARAAERREDDAAAEEASVYRGRREELVERHDYETRLRDGDDTLVLYPEEWLENGVVQLDRVEETDRAVEISLSGPGDPEHWQEIADHNDELVEEVAEEYPDHEANARAVADFASNHYAKPVEKLTAEEVELFLDEYYPRNAWPSETDASLVEASVRKLFTAAGSEPPAPVSEE, from the coding sequence ATGACCGATAGCGAGCCCGAGACAGTCGACCGAACCGAGGGGGAAGAGCGCGTGCCGGACATCCCGGCCGATGCCGTCGACGAGACCGAACGGCTGACCCGACTGGCGCGTGCGGCCGAGCGCCGTGAGGACGATGCCGCGGCCGAGGAGGCCTCGGTGTACCGGGGGCGACGCGAGGAACTGGTCGAGAGGCACGACTACGAGACGCGGCTCCGCGACGGGGACGATACGCTGGTCCTCTACCCCGAGGAGTGGCTGGAAAACGGCGTCGTCCAACTGGACCGCGTCGAAGAGACCGACCGCGCAGTCGAGATCTCTCTCTCCGGCCCGGGCGACCCCGAGCACTGGCAGGAGATCGCGGACCACAACGACGAGCTGGTCGAGGAAGTCGCCGAGGAGTATCCGGACCACGAGGCCAACGCCCGGGCGGTGGCGGACTTCGCGAGCAACCACTACGCCAAGCCCGTCGAGAAGCTGACCGCCGAGGAGGTCGAACTGTTCCTCGACGAGTACTACCCGCGAAACGCTTGGCCCAGCGAGACGGACGCGTCGCTGGTCGAGGCGTCGGTTCGAAAGCTGTTCACGGCTGCCGGCAGCGAGCCGCCGGCACCGGTCAGCGAGGAGTGA
- a CDS encoding carboxypeptidase M32 — protein MSIEEPSEDAPDAYRDLIEQNRRISYLNDAGGVLGWDQQVTMPEGGAPARSKQLSALSAVTHDLMTDDEFEAALVGAEDAANELDDRQQANVREIRRSYDRTADVPGDLVEELSEVQSENQQIWQEAKAENDFELFAPRLETLRDLSIDRAEHISPDQAPYEVLYEDGLPYISRERIQEIFDRLKTELVPLIEEIEQHGDELASPYEGGEYAEENQRALSEAALDAIGYDRDHGRLDISAHPFTSGNQFDARVTTRYKPGNPMDALTATIHEYGHASYMLGLPEEHYGTPLGQSLSSGVHESQSRFWENHVGRTKPFWDFFLPEVKEHLDGVDDLTAQEAYEAVNRIYPNNLIRVEADELTYHLHIILRCEIDSAFVAGEIDVEEIPELWNEKMEEYLGVTPDGVGEGCLQDIHWSSRFAGFQGYTIGSVLAAQLDAAMRDDLSDVDGKIRNGNFEPMREWMNENVHSHGRAYKSDDLIEEVTGEPLTADYFLDYVEEKFTDLYGL, from the coding sequence GTGTCTATCGAGGAACCCTCCGAGGACGCACCTGACGCGTACCGCGACCTCATCGAGCAGAACCGACGTATCTCCTACCTCAACGACGCCGGCGGCGTGCTGGGCTGGGACCAGCAGGTCACCATGCCCGAGGGCGGCGCGCCCGCCCGGTCGAAACAGCTCTCGGCGCTGTCTGCGGTCACCCACGACCTGATGACCGACGACGAGTTCGAGGCCGCGCTCGTCGGCGCCGAGGACGCCGCAAACGAGCTCGACGACCGCCAGCAGGCCAACGTCCGCGAGATCCGGCGGAGTTACGATCGGACCGCCGACGTGCCCGGCGACCTGGTCGAGGAGCTCTCCGAGGTCCAGAGCGAGAACCAACAGATCTGGCAGGAAGCGAAGGCCGAGAACGACTTCGAGCTGTTCGCGCCGCGGCTGGAGACGCTGCGCGACCTTTCGATCGACCGCGCCGAGCACATCAGCCCGGATCAGGCGCCCTACGAGGTGCTGTACGAGGACGGCCTCCCGTACATCTCCCGGGAGCGGATCCAGGAGATCTTCGACCGACTGAAGACGGAGCTGGTGCCGCTGATCGAGGAGATCGAGCAGCACGGCGACGAGCTCGCCTCGCCGTACGAGGGCGGAGAGTACGCCGAGGAGAACCAGCGTGCGCTCTCGGAGGCCGCACTCGACGCGATCGGCTACGACCGCGACCACGGGCGGCTGGACATCTCCGCCCACCCGTTCACCTCCGGCAACCAGTTTGACGCCCGCGTGACGACGCGATACAAGCCCGGAAATCCGATGGACGCGCTGACGGCGACGATCCACGAGTACGGCCACGCGAGCTACATGCTCGGGCTGCCGGAGGAGCACTACGGCACGCCGCTGGGGCAGTCGCTCTCCTCGGGCGTCCACGAGTCACAGAGCCGCTTCTGGGAGAACCACGTCGGCCGCACGAAGCCGTTCTGGGACTTTTTCCTCCCCGAGGTGAAGGAGCACCTCGACGGAGTCGACGACCTCACCGCACAGGAGGCGTACGAGGCGGTCAACCGCATCTACCCGAACAACCTGATCCGGGTGGAGGCGGACGAACTTACCTACCACCTCCACATCATCCTCCGATGTGAGATCGACAGCGCGTTCGTCGCGGGAGAGATCGACGTGGAGGAGATCCCCGAGCTCTGGAACGAGAAGATGGAGGAGTACCTCGGCGTCACGCCCGACGGCGTCGGCGAGGGCTGCCTGCAGGACATCCACTGGTCCTCGCGGTTCGCGGGGTTCCAAGGGTACACGATCGGCAGCGTGCTGGCGGCACAGTTGGACGCGGCGATGCGTGACGATCTCTCCGACGTGGACGGGAAGATCCGCAACGGGAACTTCGAGCCGATGCGAGAGTGGATGAACGAGAACGTCCACAGTCACGGCCGCGCCTACAAGTCCGACGACCTGATCGAGGAGGTGACCGGCGAGCCGCTGACGGCGGATTACTTCCTCGACTACGTGGAGGAGAAGTTTACGGACCTGTACGGGCTGTAG
- a CDS encoding DUF5789 family protein, with protein sequence MSEEETEEEAEPAVELGEGTDIEGAPVARVAARLTWPQERSRIVEKEGEARIRTPHGARILGNVLEETDTTYFDTRQSFVEAVKDVVGHGPVETDEEQSELP encoded by the coding sequence ATGAGCGAAGAGGAGACCGAGGAGGAAGCAGAGCCGGCCGTCGAACTCGGCGAGGGGACCGATATCGAGGGCGCCCCCGTCGCTCGGGTGGCCGCACGACTCACGTGGCCACAGGAGCGCAGCCGTATCGTCGAGAAGGAGGGCGAGGCGAGAATCCGGACGCCCCACGGCGCGCGGATTCTCGGGAACGTGCTGGAGGAGACCGACACCACGTACTTCGACACTCGACAGTCCTTCGTCGAAGCCGTGAAGGACGTCGTCGGGCACGGGCCCGTCGAGACCGACGAGGAGCAGTCAGAACTCCCGTAG
- a CDS encoding DUF1028 domain-containing protein: MTFSICVREEYEDEDGNEQRRFGVAVTTRLPAVGTLCPFVSENGAVATQSLVNVELGERGIEYIDDGLAVEDALQSLLNADDGAENRQLHGVDAEGAFTFSGEECHGWYGHREGENYTVAGNLLTGEAVIERVAETYAESERDAPLAQRLIDALGAGYAEGGDKREELHVQSAALKVRSTEDGDEPYYNDLRVDATETPIQELRETYRLASDGFEQAMARYEEAMAADDLDAADEDGE; encoded by the coding sequence GTGACCTTCAGCATCTGCGTGCGCGAGGAGTACGAGGACGAGGACGGGAACGAACAGCGGCGGTTCGGCGTCGCCGTCACCACGCGGCTGCCCGCGGTGGGGACGCTCTGTCCGTTCGTCTCCGAGAACGGCGCGGTCGCGACACAGAGCCTGGTGAACGTCGAACTCGGGGAGCGCGGAATCGAGTACATCGACGACGGGCTCGCCGTCGAGGATGCGCTCCAGTCGCTACTGAACGCCGACGACGGCGCCGAGAACCGCCAGCTCCACGGTGTCGACGCCGAGGGGGCGTTCACGTTCTCCGGCGAGGAGTGTCACGGCTGGTACGGCCACCGCGAGGGCGAGAACTACACCGTCGCGGGCAATCTCCTCACCGGCGAGGCCGTGATCGAGCGCGTCGCCGAGACGTACGCGGAGTCGGAGCGGGACGCGCCGCTGGCCCAGCGCCTGATCGACGCGCTCGGGGCGGGCTACGCCGAGGGCGGCGACAAGCGCGAGGAGCTCCACGTCCAGAGCGCCGCGCTGAAGGTACGCAGCACCGAGGACGGCGACGAGCCGTACTACAACGACCTGCGCGTCGACGCGACGGAGACGCCGATCCAAGAGCTGCGGGAGACGTACCGACTGGCCAGCGACGGGTTCGAGCAGGCCATGGCGCGCTACGAGGAAGCGATGGCGGCCGACGATCTCGACGCGGCCGACGAGGACGGGGAGTAG
- a CDS encoding cell division protein SepF, whose protein sequence is MGIMSKILGGGGDRSTEDYATLDLEEDFESPGAAGTMSVHFAEIGGQQDVIEIKDAVYDGDLVIADITRHSTTDTASDRIVEELRQVANEVDGDIVKKGDDQIVVTPTGVGIAREKLN, encoded by the coding sequence ATGGGAATCATGAGTAAGATCCTCGGCGGCGGCGGCGATCGCAGCACCGAGGACTACGCCACGCTCGACCTCGAGGAGGACTTCGAGAGCCCCGGCGCCGCCGGGACGATGAGCGTCCACTTCGCCGAGATCGGTGGCCAGCAGGACGTGATCGAGATCAAGGACGCCGTCTACGACGGCGACCTCGTGATCGCGGACATCACCCGTCACTCGACGACAGACACCGCCAGCGACCGTATCGTCGAGGAGCTCCGACAGGTCGCTAACGAGGTCGACGGCGACATCGTGAAGAAGGGCGACGATCAGATCGTCGTCACCCCTACCGGCGTCGGGATCGCCCGCGAGAAGCTGAACTAA
- a CDS encoding Mut7-C RNAse domain-containing protein, with protein sequence MTGAGSESREHRFLLDAMLGKLATYLRMCGYDAAYALDRGIEGDDTIRTLAEAEGRTLLTRDETLAASADDAVLLTERGIEAQLRELRAAGVELSLPDRPRRCSACNGELVPAAAHEPPEHVPNDVEPYRCRDCGQWFWRGSHWDDVVETLAAL encoded by the coding sequence GTGACCGGCGCTGGGAGCGAGTCCCGGGAACACCGGTTCCTGCTCGACGCGATGCTCGGCAAGCTCGCGACGTACCTCCGGATGTGCGGCTACGACGCCGCGTACGCGCTGGACCGAGGGATCGAGGGTGACGATACGATCCGGACTCTCGCCGAGGCGGAGGGCCGAACGCTGCTCACCCGGGACGAGACACTCGCGGCCTCGGCGGACGATGCCGTACTGCTCACCGAACGCGGTATCGAGGCACAACTCCGGGAGCTCCGGGCCGCCGGGGTCGAGCTCTCGCTCCCCGACCGGCCACGGCGCTGCAGCGCCTGCAACGGGGAGCTCGTGCCCGCGGCCGCCCACGAGCCGCCCGAGCACGTCCCCAACGACGTGGAGCCGTACCGCTGTCGGGACTGTGGACAGTGGTTCTGGAGAGGATCGCACTGGGACGACGTCGTCGAGACGCTCGCCGCGCTGTGA